aataagAGGTACCAGTAACTGCAAAGCTTACCATTTGCTTGATACTTCAGTTCACCTCCAGAATCTGCAAATTTGAGATCATAAATCTCTTGTTAAATGCGATATATTGAAAAACCCGTGAATCTATCAGAAAGATTCAAGCACCAAAACACCTCCATCACCAACAATACAGGAAACAAATTAGATAAGTTGatttttccaaaaataaaagTTCGACAAAATTTCTACCTCGAGAAGCACAGGAAGATCTAGAACAGGTGGCAGGTGATGATGATCCCATTTTGGCCCAAGAAAGTCTCAGAGATACAGATCGAGACATGCTATTTTCTTTAACACCTAACCTCTGCTCTTCTGAAGGAACTAGAGTTTCATCATAAACTAATGAATCCAACTTTGCAAGGCAACTGGTGCCAGTCTTGAGAGAATTAGCAGAATTCTGTATCCTTACCCATCTTCCTTGGCACGTACTCTTACTTGTTAATAATTTAGCAGCATCAGAATTGATTCTACAATGACCATTAAAAGTATGTGACCAAGGAAATGGCGGCAAGCTAGCTCTACGAGACATTTGCTTGCGTGAACGCATATCTGGAGTGTTTCTAGAAGATACAGCAGGCTTAGTTGCATCCAGAAGCAAAGACTCCAAATCCTTGGGTGGAGGAAGCACCAGACGTTTCAAAACATCTTTAGGTTTACATAATGGAATATCAAGCAGCTTAATAGAAGCTTCAGCTAAGTTACAACGGTCCTCGACCTTTGAAAAGCACAGCAAAGCATATCATTAGTCATCATTAGAATTGAATTGATTTACCAGGGAAAAATATTGTTCATGAATAAAACAAGTCCAGAGAGATGCACTTTAGAGGAATCCTCAGTGCCAAAAATAAAGGTGCACCACTACTGCCTATTAATCCATTTTAGTCAGGCAAAATACCTGCTCAAATATGATCCCACAGACAATTTATTTTGGTGTCAAGATCTCATTCAGGTATATGTTAAGATTTCCATCTGATCAAGCATATCTTTCAAAAGGGCCCATCATATTGTCAAACCTAGAGAATGGGCAATCTCCAACAATTCTAAAGAGCATTAAATTTCCTattataatcatcatcatcattgtagccatttttcttattttagtaAGTATGATCATCATAATCATCAAAGCCAAATTTATTATCTTAATAAATTAGTTACCATCATCGTCAAAACTATAATCCCCCATAATTTGGAGTCAGCTAAATGAATCCATAAGAGAAATTAGTTGTAATTTACATTTTCCATTTTCCATTCATTTATATAAAATCAAGCAAATTGATCAAACCATGCACAATTTTACACGGACTCTGGACATTCTCTAAAGTCTTTACCTATCTCAGTTCGTGTGTCACGACTACTAACCTTGTCAGTCAAAGATACATCTGCCATGCAAGAATCAACATTAGCACCATTTGTTACAGAGCTCGATAGGAATGGGGAATTTTTCTTATTAGAAAAGCTATCAACCTCAGCAAAATCTTGGGACTGGTGCGACCCTGAGAGTTGAAGAATCGAGCAAGCTCTTCCAATAGAATGCATAATATTATCAGTGTGTATTGCTGCTTTCTTCCCCTTGTCTTTTCCTAATCTGGGATACGTGCAGCTTCCATCAAGGAGTGTGTTTAGAGATAAATCATCTATTGGCTCTGTGATATCCTGAATATCTGTTTTCAGACCATATACTCCTGAAATAACATCAAAAAGAATATAAGTGACTTCATGCTAGAAAAAGGAATACATAGGCTCAGAAAGAAAATTTCCTCTGGAAAGTAAGTATTACACAGGTAGTTTTAACTATATGCAAAAACCAAAATCTTGAACAAGAAAGACCAGAAGAGTCAGCGACGTCACAAGTGGTGACATAACTTGGGAACTAAGCCCCATACCTGACAATGTTTTTTGTCCAAAAAGGTAAAATCATATTAAAAGGGCAGAGGCGTTGCCCACCCAAACCTGACAACTATAATGAAGCAGTTCTTTGTAgtctgcttcttcttttgaatcaATAGTATGGTCGAAACTGGGATCACGAGGAAGAAAAAGTGGGAGTCCTCACCACGGAGAATTATCAACACAATCCATTTATGGCATACCATCATAAAGGTTTTTTCTTAAGCTACGCTAAGTGATGACTTTATCCAAAGCAATAAATTAGCAACAAGTATTGACCACTGCATCGTGTAATCTGACCATGCGGATTAAATTTATTACAAAGAAAATGGCAAGTAGATGTATGACATCAACCTCAATCATCTCATCAGTTGCTAACTTGCAATTGAACGAAatcaaaaaaatgtttttactCGGCCACATTGAGCATACCAATTTAAtgtggaagaaaagaaaagcgaATTATCACTGAAACAAGCCATAACAAGCACAAATATATATCAGAACATAATTATTCAAATGCAATTCATGATGAGCCATGGTAGCATGCGTGAAATATTAGGTGTGCCCATGCTTCAATCATTTCGAAACACATGAAATATATACCCAGAGACCAATAATGATAACTAAgcccaagcaaaacaaaagcaaTAGAAACTCCAAATAATTCAGAAATTAAATACATTACTCAAGTAATTAAACATAGCAAGATTGACAATGAAGTACAATAAATTGACAAATTAGAACCCAATAATCAAGCAATGAATCCCATTCTAGCaaacatataaatcaaacaaaatggcTATCAGAATCCATTATTAAGCAACCAAACCCAAAAATTACAAGAGCTAGCTCAATCCTAATCAAAAGACAAATTAGACCCAACCCATCACCTTCTTTCTCTAAAACGCTGAACCAAGCCAAGCATCTTCCTCTCTTTCGCATACTCTTCGATTCAcccttcattttctctatttgcCCTTCATTTTCCCTTCCCCTTAATCAGAACCTGAACACTCCGAATTGAGACTCCCATTTCATCCCAACATGATTAAAATCGGCTAAACTTAATATTGGAGCTCGGACTTTCTTTACTTGATCGGGTGCCGCTGGCGGAAGACATACGGATCCAAAGCCGAGAGGAGGATTTTAGCAAGCTTATTCACTTTGACAGAGATCAACATGTATCTTCTCTCGCCCTAGTCATTGATTCGATCGGCTATTGGTCCTCTGAGAAGCGTTTGACATAGAAACGGTAGTGGTGGCTCGGAGCTGTGTGTTGGTTGGAGAATCCCCAAACTCTAGGGTTTTTCTCCCTTCCCTGCCTGTCTTTGTTTGTttactttatttatttactttatttattACGATGGAACAGGACAAGGCCCCtaataattaatattgtaatcccttaataattaatattgtaaTCGAAATCATTGGTTATGTCCCTGATGTTTCCTAAATTTATTGATTCTGTCtttcaaatataaaatttattgattatgtcattgatgtttcaaaaatattataaatctgTCCCGATTTTGAATTGTCCGACCGTTTCTCAATGGAGAATGCTTATGCGGCATCGAAAATACATTACACagtttacatgtcattttttttaaaggaaaacacgtcattatttttttaaaacaattacaCGTTAAAAAAGAATAGCAACATCATGATATTAGGGCAACGATTGAGTTCCTCCCTCTTCTGTGCAACTTGATTGACGGCAATTAGGGCTCTTCTCTGAACTGCGGTACACGAACCAGGTTTGATTTTATGCCCATCAATGTTGCCATGTCAAGTCTTTTGATTTTCTAGCATCAATCTCTGTAGGCTATCTTTCTAC
This DNA window, taken from Tripterygium wilfordii isolate XIE 37 chromosome 20, ASM1340144v1, whole genome shotgun sequence, encodes the following:
- the LOC119987389 gene encoding uncharacterized protein LOC119987389 isoform X1; the protein is MKGESKSMRKRGRCLAWFSVLEKEGVYGLKTDIQDITEPIDDLSLNTLLDGSCTYPRLGKDKGKKAAIHTDNIMHSIGRACSILQLSGSHQSQDFAEVDSFSNKKNSPFLSSSVTNGANVDSCMADVSLTDKVEDRCNLAEASIKLLDIPLCKPKDVLKRLVLPPPKDLESLLLDATKPAVSSRNTPDMRSRKQMSRRASLPPFPWSHTFNGHCRINSDAAKLLTSKSTCQGRWVRIQNSANSLKTGTSCLAKLDSLVYDETLVPSEEQRLGVKENSMSRSVSLRLSWAKMGSSSPATCSRSSCASRDSGGELKYQANVEHCPAVLAAAETLYEMAANTLRRNQEGIVRWIKKPSQKVVKGCKSKLSEKAEEIFSARIAVMKSDDLASSKNGAVQMMPSKRTKLVHSAVENKSEIGSTKYARKRPANWLTLRSNRSSPNKSVRHLIAETSHPGAVIVKQ
- the LOC119987389 gene encoding uncharacterized protein LOC119987389 isoform X2, which produces MKGESKSMRKRGRCLAWFSVLEKEGVYGLKTDIQDITEPIDDLSLNTLLDGSCTYPRLGKDKGKKAAIHTDNIMHSIGRACSILQLSGSHQSQDFAEVEDRCNLAEASIKLLDIPLCKPKDVLKRLVLPPPKDLESLLLDATKPAVSSRNTPDMRSRKQMSRRASLPPFPWSHTFNGHCRINSDAAKLLTSKSTCQGRWVRIQNSANSLKTGTSCLAKLDSLVYDETLVPSEEQRLGVKENSMSRSVSLRLSWAKMGSSSPATCSRSSCASRDSGGELKYQANVEHCPAVLAAAETLYEMAANTLRRNQEGIVRWIKKPSQKVVKGCKSKLSEKAEEIFSARIAVMKSDDLASSKNGAVQMMPSKRTKLVHSAVENKSEIGSTKYARKRPANWLTLRSNRSSPNKSVRHLIAETSHPGAVIVKQ